A region of Muntiacus reevesi chromosome 11, mMunRee1.1, whole genome shotgun sequence DNA encodes the following proteins:
- the SERP2 gene encoding stress-associated endoplasmic reticulum protein 2 isoform X1, with protein sequence MVAKQRIRMANEKHSKNITQRGNVAKTLRPQEEKYPVGPWLLALFVFVVCGSVVLCPHLSTLLARFKPSF encoded by the exons ATGGTGGCCAAACAGCGGATCCGGATGGCCAACGAGAAGCACAGCAAAAACATCACCCAGAGGGGGAACGTAGCCAAAACCCTG AGGCCACAAGAAGAGAAATATCCTGTGGGACCATGGCTGTTGGCACTGTTCGTTTTTGTTGTCTGCGGCTCAG TCGTGCTGTGTCCCCACCTCTCAACACTCCTGGCAAGGTTCAAACCAAGTTTCTGA
- the SERP2 gene encoding stress-associated endoplasmic reticulum protein 2 isoform X2, which yields MVAKQRIRMANEKHSKNITQRGNVAKTLRPQEEKYPVGPWLLALFVFVVCGSAIFQIIQSIRMGM from the exons ATGGTGGCCAAACAGCGGATCCGGATGGCCAACGAGAAGCACAGCAAAAACATCACCCAGAGGGGGAACGTAGCCAAAACCCTG AGGCCACAAGAAGAGAAATATCCTGTGGGACCATGGCTGTTGGCACTGTTCGTTTTTGTTGTCTGCGGCTCAG CTATCTTCCAGATCATTCAGAGCATCAGAATGGGCATGTGA